The following are encoded in a window of Periplaneta americana isolate PAMFEO1 chromosome 13, P.americana_PAMFEO1_priV1, whole genome shotgun sequence genomic DNA:
- the LOC138711576 gene encoding uncharacterized protein yields MAATEFEELLISYVQEKEFLYDKTNVQYKNVRIKENAWCTIADILNSDAETVKKKWDNLRDRFVRALRDSTAIPPSGSGAQQKKNNFSLYNSMLWLAPYIRKRKMTSTISSLDVTPSTSVEATSEAIHLSDDASTSTESPAPMQESSLGGSFQEEFRPKRANLHDTLSKVVDSFTSFVATREYSGPSDLNFMKSVLEDMKMIPHKDKFKFKKEVLDLLEKYIP; encoded by the exons ATGGCAGCTACGGAATTTGAAGAATTATTAATTTCGTATGTGCAAGAGAAAGAATTCTTATATGACAAGACAAATGTTCAATacaaaaatgtaagaataaaagaaAACGCTTGGTGTACAATCGCAGACATCCTGAATAGTGATG CCGAAACTGTTAAGAAGAAGTGGGACAACCTCAGGGACAGATTTGTGAGAGCCTTGAGGGATTCTACAGCTATCCCCCCTTCTGGTTCTGGGGctcaacagaagaaaaataatttctcccTTTATAATTCTATGTTGTGGTTGGCACCTTACATTAGGAAGAGGAA AATGACTTCAACTATAAGCTCACTAGATGTCACCCCGAGCACAAGTGTTGAGGCTACATCAGAAGCAATACACCTTTCCGATGATGCCAGTACGAGTACAGAATCACCAGCTCCCATGCAGGAAAGTTCCTTAGGTGGAAGTTTCCAAGAGGAATTTCGCCCTAAGAGAGCCAACCTGCACGATACCCTCTCTAAAGTTGTTGATTCTTTTACGTCTTTTGTGGCAACGAGGGAATATTCAGGACCAAGTGACCTCAATTTCATGAAATCTGTACTTGAAGACATGAAAATGATCCCACacaaagataaatttaaatttaagaaggaGGTGTTGGAcctgttagaaaaatatattccataA